The region tattatattcaaaCAAGTTCATACaccaaatttataataatccatttcaaataaatattttaaggttttttctagggtaacttcattttttacaaaatgaaCAAAGTACACTAAGAAAAAAAGCTaccatgtttttttttatatattttaaagaataaattattGCTAGGTTTTCAAACTATACATTTTATGATTAAACAGTTTCTTTACTAAATCTTATCTCTAGCATTtgagtttataaaaaaatgtgtttCTAAGTCCTTCCGTTAAGAGCATACGATTCACGTTTTAAAAATGGTGAGTTAGTTGTTAAAAAATAACccataattaacaaaatttctAACAAAGATTTATCAAAAGGCTTGAAGACATATTTTTCTAGAGTTTAAAGACCAAAAAGAGATAAACGTTAGCTTGGAGACTTGTGTATAAAGACAAAAGTATAATTTAAGAACTTAATAATGTGTTAAGCATAGTTtaaatagatattttaaaatctaCATCGTTTACGTTTTTGTAATTTCAGTGGCATCAGTGTAAAAAACCCTAAAATATAGAAGCCCAAATACAGAACGTTTGAAGAACATTGTTCCAAATTCAAATAACAGTTCTGTCGActccagaagaagaagaagaagaagaagaagaagaagaaagaatttGAACAACAAAAATAGTTTGATTAAGGAGTAAAGAAATACAATGAAAGGAATGCTGATGTCATCAATGTCTTCCAGAGCTCCGGTCAAGTTCAGGATGTCAGTTTTCTTTTCTTCTATTTTCTCATACTTCTGTCCATTGCTCCGTCGAGTTCAGGCTGTATATGTTACCGTGAATTTTTTCGTTTCTTTTACAGACCGACGGCCGATAACCTAGTCCCAATTCGATTAGACATAGAAATCGACGGCCACCGCTTTAAAGATGCTTTCACCTGGAACCCTTCCGGTAATTTACATCTATTTAAATTAAGGGAACTTCAATATAATCAAATATCTAATTGGCTGTAATAATAGATCCGGACTCGGAGGTGGTGGTTTTTGCTAAACGGACTGCCAAAGACTTGAAGCTGCCGCCTGCTTTCGTTATGCAGATCGCTCAGTCTATTCAGGTTTTCTATTTTGGATTccttttgttttaatttcaGCAATTTCTTATTTCGCTGCTCTAATTCGCTGTATTTTTTGTTACTTAAAGACACAATTGAGTGAGTTTCGGTCCTTTGAAGGGCAGGATATGTTCTCCGGAGAGAAATTTGTTCCAATCAAGGTTCTCTCTCGCTCTCTTGTATTGTTTTCATATGCTACTGATAATTGATTGCGGTCCCTTCGTTGTTTCGCAGCTTGATCTTCGGGTGAATCACACTCTTATCAAAGATCAATTTTTATgggtaattattaattataagttgtattcatctttttcttttaaattatgaaagaaatcctatGTAGCACTGACACGGATAGGGGGGAATAGGACACTTGGACACTGACAAGATGAAAGGGTGTTGTTTAAGGTTTTGATATTAATAATGAAGTTTTGTGTCCGAAATGCCAAGTTTTCGAAACGGGAAATGTTGATTGACTGAAGTGTCTGCGTTACTTAGAAGAAATCATTAGTGTCTTTTTAGTTTGCCTGAATTTGATTGCATTTGCACTACTATGCCTCGTGAATTTCCAGGATTTGAACAATTTTGACAGTGACCCTGAAGACTTTGCTTTAACCttttgtaaagatttgggtATTCTAGATCCTGAAGTTGCTGTAAGTAAACATTACCATTCATTCTCTCTCGTTTCCGCACCTTATCTTTCCCCTGTTTACTTATCATGACTCTGTAAATCTCAACGCAAACCTTTGATTTTTTCTTTGCAGCCTGCAGTTGCCTTTGCAATTAGGGAACAACTTTATGAGGTTTTAGCTGCACTTTATTTGTTTAGccagtcttttttttttatatgatgtGGTTTTGTTTACCATATCTTACATTTATCCTAGCATGCACTTCCCTTGCTTCACCTAAAATATCCTTGTGATTTGTGGGCCTTTTAGATTGCAACTCAAAGTGTAGCTACAGCAAGAGAAAGCAGACTAACCAAAAAGGGTCGCCGGGGCTTTGAATATTTCTCCGCCAGGTATCTCCTTGCTACTATTCCTTTCTTCTCGTTGCTTGAGGTTTACCTTGAATAGTTAACGAAGTTGGACAGTTAACTACTTTGTGAGAAAATTCTAGTCACCCTTTTCTCTACCTTTCTTACAGTAAAGCCGGGGGTCTTGCATCAGATTCAATGAAGTTATTCACTAATAGAtacagcatggttaggtatgtCTGACTTTATGAGACTGGAGAAAGTATCTGTTTCCTGagagctaatttttttttattattattgcgTTGGCAATTTATCATCTTCTAATTTAAGCAAGGGAAAGAAGTTACAATAATGGCTTTCCATTCCAACAATGACCTAGTATGACAATAATGTGCATAGATCGCATTACAGAGATATATCATGCATCCATTTCCTCCCATCCTATAATTGCCACATAATGCTCTTAATTATATCGCTTTATTTCCTGTTCTTCCACAACAAGTTCCACATTGGGCTGCATTTCACAGTTCTTGAGAGTTGGGAGTGATTTAACTTTATGAAGAGGATTATAGGGAAAATGTGCACCTTGCCTAAAGCCCTTTAGAGCTGTTATGCAGCAGTAGGACTCTACTATGTCGTCATCTGCATCAAATTTGTCTATAGTTTACTTGCAGACCTTGTTGTCTCTCTTTATGTGTTAAACTATTCCTCGGTCTTAAAAAACGTCTCTAGACTACAACACTCTGTTACAGTTTCACTTTTCCCTTCTCTACAGTGTAGGCTATTTCTGTATGAGTTGGTTCCACTTTgttgcattttaaatttttgctaTGAACATTAAATGTTGCTGAAGCTTTATGAACTGATTACTTATAGATGGTGTCTCTGATATTAGGAAAAGAAAGGAGTGGGATATGTATCAGCCTATTGTTGATCACTTATCAAATGAGGAAGTGGAAGCTCTTGAAGAAAGGGAGGAAAGGAACTTGCGATGAATTATAAACCGCGGGGCAGGTATATGGATCTATTAAAATACTTAGGGGTTGATCAAAGTTAATACAAGATTTAatttgttacaaattaaatcttGGGTTAGCTGCCTTGAGCATGTGGGATGTGGATGTCTTGTTCTTCTCTCTGTGGCTGCATATGTGAAGCAGCCTGCACATCTGGTATGCAAAACGCTGAAATTGTAAGTTCCATGCTGAAGGACGTCTTATATTTCTCTGCGGCATGTTAAGGCATTGTTAAAAGCTAAACTCGACAAGTTCAGACGAAAACTTGAATATCCTGTAAAGTGACCAAATGACCTTCTCTAGTGGCCTCAAATCGTCCCCGTATATAGCCTGAGCCGATTATGAAAATGGAATTTGTTTTTTCCATTGCCATCAATTTGTTCATTGCCAGTCAAAGGTACAAGTGATGCTGTTGATTTGCAATTAATTATTCCAATTAGTCGCATCATCTAAAAGGCTGCTTATCCAGATAACTAAAGTACTCAACTCTATACTAGTTAAGCAGTTTTTCTTTCTCTGTTAATTGTAATGTGAATATGCGTTTGCTTGGTTGAGTAGGCTTGTATTATTGTCtgctataaaataattagttttggGGCTCTCGATGtgcaaaagtctatttaactttACTTCATACCTTTCATGACTTGTATTCTAATCGATTCAAAAAACTTCTTAGTGGACGGTGAAGTTAAATTTTTTGccccatttttttcatttcttttttaattttggtaaattttgaGCCAAAAAGATATGGACGGtgaagttaaaatatatttcttctGTCACATTTAGAAAGTTTCATTATTAATTTACGGTGTTTAAAAAGACATAATTCATACTTTTTATTTCTGATTTGATTTAGttaattgtgtattttaataattgCTTTTAGAAgagatttaaaattttgaaaatatttgttattttactaTTAGTAAAAAGTAATGGAGAAtggaaaaattattataatgcaGAATTATACTTAATgattgattattttataaattgtgatcaatcattaaaacaaaataaaataaagagaaaaattaaagttaaaggTTAAATAAATGTGATCGCAAAAGTT is a window of Mercurialis annua linkage group LG2, ddMerAnnu1.2, whole genome shotgun sequence DNA encoding:
- the LOC126667422 gene encoding chromatin structure-remodeling complex protein BSH, which codes for MKGMLMSSMSSRAPVKFRIPTADNLVPIRLDIEIDGHRFKDAFTWNPSDPDSEVVVFAKRTAKDLKLPPAFVMQIAQSIQTQLSEFRSFEGQDMFSGEKFVPIKLDLRVNHTLIKDQFLWDLNNFDSDPEDFALTFCKDLGILDPEVAPAVAFAIREQLYEIATQSVATARESRLTKKGRRGFEYFSASKAGGLASDSMKLFTNRYSMVRKRKEWDMYQPIVDHLSNEEVEALEEREERNLR